Proteins encoded together in one Acidobacteriota bacterium window:
- a CDS encoding S41 family peptidase — protein MLRVAARLLVITVLSILVVPCFVSAQELSEPEENFEHLWKTYDRNYALFGAKHIDWDALYKVYRPRVSAKTTEDELFQIIADMLGNLNDNHVRLSSPKRQFQSGILGQMKMGDFSLDLVKQKYLKGKSKPLVDGNFDYGWITDSIGYFHFRGFGRMELTRAAIDGIMKEFKDAKAIVVDVRGNGGGDDLVGKLIADRFADRKRHYMKTAIRNGSRHDDFTPWKYWYVEPGGPIQFTKPVILLTHRHSVSAAENFALAMRVLPHVTVVGDATSGVFADVYGDRLPNGWRFSVSFKLFIDQTGFCWEGIGVPSDIRQINTKQDIEAQRDKVLEFAVSLIETGALKAQEELSSLKDIRESLAKNLARDINDKGLDAALKAYRRAKAGPPSSYYFDLEELMEAGDRLSKSGKKREAVELFKIGVAEAPWSFAIHEQLGDAYFKLGDAAQAVAMYKKAAELNRRSYPWEIASYDDAARLSKGIKILAKDLERDIDEKGIDHAVKAFDQAKAGDPSSYHVDENKMNQLGYELLNRGKTAEAIEVLKLNVREFPKSSNVYDSLGEAYAKAGNRELAIQNYRRSNELDPGNTNALEVIKRLTGGEEKIAAKVFDDYVGKYDSPLGILNITRDGDKLFAQPDGNTKEELVAKSPTKFQVPTVGAEVEFVRDERGQIGKMLIRLGGQQMEAKRIK, from the coding sequence ATGTTGAGAGTCGCTGCGAGACTGTTGGTTATCACCGTTTTGTCCATCCTAGTCGTTCCATGCTTCGTTTCCGCGCAAGAACTGAGCGAGCCCGAGGAGAACTTCGAGCATCTGTGGAAGACCTACGACCGCAACTACGCTTTGTTTGGAGCGAAGCACATTGACTGGGACGCGCTCTATAAAGTCTATCGCCCGCGAGTGAGCGCGAAGACAACTGAGGATGAGCTGTTTCAGATCATCGCCGACATGCTCGGCAACCTGAACGACAACCACGTTCGGCTCTCGTCGCCCAAGCGCCAGTTCCAATCGGGCATTCTCGGCCAGATGAAGATGGGAGATTTCTCGCTCGACCTGGTGAAGCAAAAATATCTGAAGGGCAAATCGAAACCGCTGGTCGATGGAAACTTCGACTACGGCTGGATCACCGACTCGATAGGCTATTTTCACTTTCGTGGCTTCGGCCGTATGGAACTCACCCGAGCGGCTATCGATGGAATCATGAAAGAGTTCAAGGACGCGAAGGCTATAGTAGTCGACGTCCGAGGAAACGGAGGCGGCGACGACCTCGTCGGCAAGTTGATCGCCGATCGGTTCGCAGACCGAAAGCGGCATTACATGAAGACCGCGATTCGCAACGGTTCCCGTCACGATGACTTCACGCCGTGGAAATACTGGTATGTCGAGCCGGGCGGCCCGATTCAATTCACAAAGCCGGTGATCCTGCTGACGCATCGTCACTCGGTGAGCGCTGCCGAGAATTTTGCGCTCGCCATGCGTGTGTTGCCCCACGTTACGGTTGTTGGCGACGCGACTTCAGGAGTGTTCGCGGACGTGTACGGCGATCGCTTGCCTAACGGCTGGCGCTTCAGCGTATCCTTCAAGCTGTTCATCGATCAGACGGGCTTTTGCTGGGAAGGGATTGGCGTGCCCTCGGACATTCGCCAGATCAACACGAAACAGGATATCGAAGCGCAACGCGACAAGGTGCTCGAGTTTGCAGTTTCGCTGATAGAGACCGGCGCCTTGAAAGCTCAGGAAGAGTTGTCGAGTCTCAAAGATATTCGCGAGTCGCTTGCGAAGAACCTTGCTCGTGATATCAATGACAAGGGCCTCGATGCGGCGTTGAAGGCTTATCGCAGGGCGAAGGCTGGACCGCCCTCTTCCTACTATTTCGACCTCGAAGAGTTAATGGAAGCGGGCGATCGCTTGTCGAAGTCGGGCAAGAAACGTGAAGCGGTCGAGTTGTTCAAGATTGGGGTTGCGGAGGCCCCCTGGTCATTTGCGATTCACGAACAGCTTGGCGACGCGTATTTTAAACTTGGCGACGCTGCGCAGGCCGTGGCAATGTACAAGAAAGCCGCCGAGCTCAACCGTCGCAGTTATCCCTGGGAGATCGCCTCTTACGATGATGCCGCAAGACTTTCAAAGGGGATCAAAATCCTTGCAAAGGACCTCGAGCGCGACATCGATGAGAAAGGAATTGACCACGCGGTGAAGGCTTTCGACCAGGCGAAGGCTGGCGATCCGAGCAGCTACCACGTCGATGAAAACAAGATGAACCAGCTCGGCTATGAGCTGCTCAATCGCGGAAAGACCGCGGAAGCCATCGAAGTACTCAAGCTGAACGTCCGCGAGTTTCCGAAGTCGTCGAACGTCTACGACAGTCTTGGGGAAGCCTACGCGAAGGCCGGCAACCGCGAGTTAGCGATTCAGAACTACAGGCGCTCCAACGAGCTGGATCCAGGCAATACAAACGCGCTCGAGGTAATCAAACGGCTGACCGGCGGCGAAGAAAAGATCGCTGCTAAAGTCTTCGATGACTACGTCGGGAAGTACGATTCGCCACTTGGAATCCTCAATATCACGCGGGATGGTGATAAGTTGTTCGCACAACCGGATGGCAACACGAAGGAAGAGCTTGTAGCGAAGTCGCCAACTAAGTTCCAGGTGCCGACCGTCGGCGCCGAAGTGGAATTCGTTCGAGATGAACGAGGGCAGATCGGCAAAATGCTCATTCGTCTGGGCGGCCAACAGATGGAGGCGAAGAGGATCAAGTAG
- a CDS encoding arylamine N-acetyltransferase yields the protein MDVSSYLNRINYRGPRDVSVETLRELHKQHLLAVPFENLDNHIGRQIVLDEEKLIRKIIEERRGGICYELNGAFYALLRALGFEVTMLSAGVAREEGGFDPPFDHMALLVQLEERWLADVGFGDSFREPLRLDARVEQVQDNDAYRLVEEDGHLILERREKDLWKPQYRFTLEPYQYSDFADMCHYHQTSPESPFTKRRTCTLATPDGRITVTGMRLIRTICGERQERELGSHDEWTVALQEHFGISLTSSTLQER from the coding sequence ATGGACGTTTCTAGTTACCTCAACCGAATAAACTACCGGGGTCCGCGTGACGTGTCGGTCGAGACGCTGCGCGAGTTGCACAAGCAGCATTTGCTCGCGGTGCCATTCGAGAACCTCGACAATCACATCGGACGACAGATCGTTCTCGACGAAGAAAAGTTGATTCGCAAGATCATCGAAGAGCGGCGAGGTGGAATCTGTTACGAGCTGAACGGCGCCTTTTACGCACTGCTGCGAGCGTTGGGCTTTGAAGTGACGATGCTTTCCGCGGGAGTCGCGCGCGAGGAGGGAGGGTTCGATCCGCCGTTCGATCACATGGCGTTGCTCGTTCAGTTGGAAGAGCGATGGCTCGCTGATGTAGGATTTGGCGATTCGTTTCGCGAGCCCCTGCGACTGGATGCGCGGGTCGAGCAGGTGCAAGACAACGACGCTTATCGATTGGTTGAAGAAGACGGCCACCTGATACTTGAACGGCGCGAGAAAGACTTGTGGAAGCCGCAGTATCGCTTCACTCTCGAACCATATCAATATTCTGACTTCGCCGATATGTGCCACTATCATCAGACGTCTCCCGAATCGCCCTTCACTAAGCGGCGGACGTGCACGCTTGCGACTCCGGATGGAAGAATCACCGTAACCGGCATGCGGCTGATCCGCACCATTTGCGGCGAAAGACAAGAACGCGAGCTTGGAAGCCACGATGAGTGGACAGTTGCGCTACAAGAGCACTTCGGCATTTCGCTCACGAGTTCAACTCTTCAGGAAAGATGA
- a CDS encoding DUF3052 domain-containing protein, whose protein sequence is MTAGYSGTPLTRKLGIKEDFRVALVGAPDGFREELSDLPPCVTFVTSLSAQLDLILFFAKTQSELVRNFSRLAARLAPAGMLWIAWPKKASGVATDLADYHVRQIGLDAGLVDVKVCAVNEIWSGLKFVIRVKDRPGRR, encoded by the coding sequence ATGACAGCAGGTTACTCCGGAACTCCGCTGACACGGAAGCTCGGGATCAAGGAAGACTTCCGGGTGGCGCTGGTTGGGGCGCCGGATGGATTTCGGGAAGAGTTGAGCGACCTGCCGCCTTGCGTCACGTTTGTCACCAGTCTGTCGGCGCAGCTCGACTTGATTCTGTTCTTTGCGAAGACGCAATCGGAACTTGTGCGGAACTTCTCGAGGCTCGCCGCGCGGCTTGCACCAGCCGGGATGCTCTGGATAGCCTGGCCTAAGAAAGCGTCCGGCGTCGCGACTGATCTGGCTGATTATCATGTGCGCCAGATAGGTTTGGACGCCGGGCTCGTCGATGTGAAGGTCTGTGCCGTTAACGAAATCTGGTCCGGGCTTAAGTTCGTTATTCGGGTGAAGGATCGACCAGGTCGAAGATAA